One genomic region from Biomphalaria glabrata chromosome 7, xgBioGlab47.1, whole genome shotgun sequence encodes:
- the LOC106067797 gene encoding uncharacterized protein LOC106067797 isoform X1, which produces MFYEVVIGIFFSVISECSGLSKYMSKILEFDGLRNVSFWIAVSSTDGCYSSDFKLVERSLVEELLAERNLGKEYASLVLNDKRYLELNYELYKLEETLKVDAWHANDQRNQVFGGKCKKWFNHMCLGGNGKRSLEDLNGSTSNQSAIGGVEKQRNPASSSGQAKVMSKASFAVIVLCLLVQLFKRR; this is translated from the exons ATGTTTTATGAAGTCGTcattggcatttttttttctgtaataagcGAATGTTCCGGCTTATCCAAGTATATGTCAAAGATACTAGAGTTCGATGGACTAAGGAATGTATCGTTTTGGATTGCTG tCAGTTCGACCGATGGGTGTTATTCTTCTGATTTCAAGCTGGTAGAAAGAAGCTTAGTGGAAGAGCTATTGGCGGAGAGAAATTTGGGGAAAGAGTATGCCTCTCTGGTTCTCAATGACAAAAGATATCTTGAGCTAAATTATGAGTTATACAAATTGGAAGAAACTTTAAAAGTGGATGCGTGGCACG caaaCGATCAGAGAAATCAAGTCTTTG GAGGTAAATGTAAGAAATGGTTCAATCATATGTGCCTTggag GAAACGGAAAGAGGTCACTGGAAGACCTGAACGGATCCACATCAAACCAATCAGCTATAGGAG GtgttgaaaaacaaagaaatccaGCAAGTTCTAGTGGTCAAGCGAAGGTCATGTCCAAAGCGTCATTCGCAGTTATTGTTCTTTGTCTTCTTGTCCAACTATTCAAGCGCAGATAA
- the LOC106067797 gene encoding uncharacterized protein LOC106067797 isoform X2 yields the protein MQLHHIDKMLVQSVVPLLVLTMLSVSSTDGCYSSDFKLVERSLVEELLAERNLGKEYASLVLNDKRYLELNYELYKLEETLKVDAWHANDQRNQVFGGKCKKWFNHMCLGGNGKRSLEDLNGSTSNQSAIGGVEKQRNPASSSGQAKVMSKASFAVIVLCLLVQLFKRR from the exons ATGCAGTTACATCACATCGACAAGATGTTAGTTCAAAGTGTTGTACCCTTGCTTGTCTTGACCATGCTTTCGG tCAGTTCGACCGATGGGTGTTATTCTTCTGATTTCAAGCTGGTAGAAAGAAGCTTAGTGGAAGAGCTATTGGCGGAGAGAAATTTGGGGAAAGAGTATGCCTCTCTGGTTCTCAATGACAAAAGATATCTTGAGCTAAATTATGAGTTATACAAATTGGAAGAAACTTTAAAAGTGGATGCGTGGCACG caaaCGATCAGAGAAATCAAGTCTTTG GAGGTAAATGTAAGAAATGGTTCAATCATATGTGCCTTggag GAAACGGAAAGAGGTCACTGGAAGACCTGAACGGATCCACATCAAACCAATCAGCTATAGGAG GtgttgaaaaacaaagaaatccaGCAAGTTCTAGTGGTCAAGCGAAGGTCATGTCCAAAGCGTCATTCGCAGTTATTGTTCTTTGTCTTCTTGTCCAACTATTCAAGCGCAGATAA